A segment of the Streptomyces diastaticus subsp. diastaticus genome:
TGGCGATGGTGTCGGCGCCGGTCCAGCTGTCGACATAGCCGAGCAGGCCGACCAGGCTGAGCAGCAGCGGCGGCACGGAGAGCAGCGTGAAGAACGCGGCCTCCGCGGCCAGCCCGAGGATGCGGTACTCCATGCAGGAGTTGACGGCGTCCTTCAGCAGCAGCCAGGCGGTTCTCCGTTTCGACACGTTGCGGTAGTGCGCACGAACCCGTCGAAGTCGGCCGGAGGGCCGCTCGGGTGTTTCCTTTGCCTGGTCCACCTCTTTACCGTAGCGGCATGGCAGCCAGCACCCACACCGTGACCAATCAGCCTCCGCCCCTGGTCGGGTATGACGTCTACACGGCGGACCGGGCGCTCACCGAGGGCGTGGAACGCCATCTGGACCCGGCGCTGCTCGACGAGGCGCACACGGAACTCTCCGAACTCGGGCGTGCCGCCGGTTCCGCGCAGGCCCAGGAGTGGGGCGTCCTCGCCAACGGGAACAGCCCGGTGCTGCGCACCCACGACCGGTACGGCCACCGCGTCGACGAGGTCGACTTCCACCCCGCCTGGGACCGGCTGCTGGGCCATGCCGTGTCGGCGGGACTCACCGCCGCGTGGTCGCGGCCCGGCGGGCACCTGCGGCGCGCGGCCGGGTTCCTGGTGTGGACGCAGGCGGAGGCGGGGCACGGCTGCCCGCTGTCGATGACGCACGCGGCGGTCCCCGCGCTGCGCCGCGAACCGGAACTGGCCGCCTTCTGGGAACCGCTGCTCACCTCGCGGACGTACGACCCGGGGCTGCGGCCCGCCGCCGAGAAGGCCGGCGCGCTGTTCGGGATGGGGATGACCGAGAAGCAGGGCGGCAGCGACGTCCGGGCCAACACCACCCGCGCCGAACCGCTCGCCGAGGCCGGCACGTACCTGCTGACGGGGCACAAGTGGTTCTGCTCGGCGCCGATGTCCGACGGTTTCCTGGTGCTCGCCCAGGCCCCCGAGGGGCTCTCCTGCTTCCTGGTGCCCCGGGTGCTGGAGGACGGGGGCCGCAACCCCTTCGCCATCCAGCGGCTCAAGGACAAGCTGGGCAACCGGTCCAACGCCTCCGGCGAGGTCGAGTTCGACGGGACCTGGGCGCGGCGGGTCGGTGACGAGGGGCGCGGGGTGCGCACCATCATCGACATGGTCGCCGCGACCCGCCTGGACTGCGTCCTCGGCAGCGCGGCGACGATGCGGCAGGCGACCGCGCAGGCGCTGCACCACGCGGCCCACCGCTCGGCCTTCGGCGGACTGCTGGCCGACAAGCCGCTGATGCGCAACGTCCTCGCCGACCTCGCGGTGGAGTCGGAGGCCGCGACCACACTGGCGCTGCGGCTGGCCGCCGCGTACGACGACGGAAGCGAGGCCGAGCAGGCGTTTCTGCGGATCGCGGTGCCGGTCGCCAAGTACTGGGTGACCAAGCGGTGCACCGCGGTGGCCGCCGAGGCGCTGGAGTGCCTGGGCGGCAACGGCTACGTGGAGGAGTCGGGCATGCCCCGGCTGCTGCGGGAGTCCCCGCTCAACTCCCTCTGGGAGGGGTCGGGCAACGTGCAGGCCCTCGACGTGCTGCGCGCGATGGGCCGCGAGCCCGCCGCGCTCGACGCCTTCCTCTCCGAGGTGGGGCCGGCACGCGGCGCCGACCACCGGCTCGACGGGGCGGTCAAGCAGCTCCTGACCGAGCTGGCCGACCTCGACGGGATCGAGGGGCGGGCCCGGCGGCTGGTCGAGCGGATGGCGCTGGTGCTCCAGGGCTCGCTGCTCGTGCGCTTCGCGCCGCCGGAGGTCGCCGACGCCTTCTGCGCCTCCCGCCTGGGCGGCGACTGGGGCCACGCCTTCGGCACCCTGCCCCACACGCTCGATCTGGGCGCCGTGGTCGAACGGGCGACGCCGCGGCTGTGAGCCGGCGCCTCGGGTGCCCGGCCGGGGCGGCGGGCACTCAGGGGCGCAGGACGATCTTCCCCACGTGGCGCCTGCGGGCCAGCTCCTCCTGGGCCTCGGCGGCCTGGTCGAGCGGGAAGGCCGCGGCCACCAGCGGACGGACGTCGCCGCGGCGGGCCAGCTCCATGAGCAGGGCGAAGTGGGCGGGCGTGTGCATGGCCGAGCCGATGACCTGCGCGTTGTGCAGGTAGAGACGGCGTACGTCGAAGGCCACCTCGTACCCGGCGAGCGCGCCCGCGACCACCCAGCGGCCCCCTTCCCGCAGCAGCGGCAGCCCGTCCCCCAACAGCTCGCCGGCCACCACGTCGAGACCGACGTCGATGCCGTCCGGGG
Coding sequences within it:
- a CDS encoding acyl-CoA dehydrogenase family protein; this encodes MAASTHTVTNQPPPLVGYDVYTADRALTEGVERHLDPALLDEAHTELSELGRAAGSAQAQEWGVLANGNSPVLRTHDRYGHRVDEVDFHPAWDRLLGHAVSAGLTAAWSRPGGHLRRAAGFLVWTQAEAGHGCPLSMTHAAVPALRREPELAAFWEPLLTSRTYDPGLRPAAEKAGALFGMGMTEKQGGSDVRANTTRAEPLAEAGTYLLTGHKWFCSAPMSDGFLVLAQAPEGLSCFLVPRVLEDGGRNPFAIQRLKDKLGNRSNASGEVEFDGTWARRVGDEGRGVRTIIDMVAATRLDCVLGSAATMRQATAQALHHAAHRSAFGGLLADKPLMRNVLADLAVESEAATTLALRLAAAYDDGSEAEQAFLRIAVPVAKYWVTKRCTAVAAEALECLGGNGYVEESGMPRLLRESPLNSLWEGSGNVQALDVLRAMGREPAALDAFLSEVGPARGADHRLDGAVKQLLTELADLDGIEGRARRLVERMALVLQGSLLVRFAPPEVADAFCASRLGGDWGHAFGTLPHTLDLGAVVERATPRL